One Rosettibacter firmus genomic window carries:
- the thyX gene encoding FAD-dependent thymidylate synthase: MENEFEKIERVKVAALDEILGKKFPVLDDGFIRVIDYMGSDESIVQAARVSYGKGTKKVSEDRALIRYLLRNRHTTPFEMCEIKFHVRVPMDTWRQWIRHRTANVNEYSTRYSIAIDATQKTSPTQWRIQAKDNKQGSDGFLNEEIGKKLSQREEELQNFAREIYQERLELGVAREQARKDLPLSTYTEAYWKIDLHNLLHFLSLRMDSHAQYEIRSYANVIGNEIVSRWCPITWEAFQDYQMNSLSLSANEIKIVNAIIHNKIDDALKIAKELGWLNKIENRLVRNRERNEFEEKLERLGLQKPW; the protein is encoded by the coding sequence ATGGAAAATGAATTTGAGAAAATAGAAAGGGTAAAAGTAGCAGCACTTGATGAAATTCTTGGTAAAAAATTTCCTGTCCTTGATGATGGTTTTATTCGAGTAATTGACTATATGGGTTCAGATGAATCGATTGTTCAGGCTGCAAGAGTTTCTTATGGAAAAGGAACAAAAAAAGTTAGCGAAGATAGAGCTTTAATAAGATATTTATTACGTAATAGACATACAACACCATTTGAAATGTGTGAAATTAAATTTCATGTTCGAGTACCAATGGATACATGGCGTCAATGGATTAGACATCGCACTGCAAATGTTAATGAATATTCAACACGATACTCAATTGCAATAGATGCTACACAAAAAACCAGTCCAACTCAATGGCGTATTCAAGCTAAAGATAATAAACAGGGGAGTGATGGTTTTTTAAATGAAGAAATTGGTAAAAAACTTTCTCAACGCGAAGAAGAACTTCAAAATTTTGCACGAGAAATATACCAGGAAAGACTTGAACTTGGTGTTGCTCGTGAACAGGCAAGAAAAGATTTGCCACTTTCAACTTACACAGAAGCTTACTGGAAAATTGATCTTCATAACCTTTTGCATTTTTTATCTCTTAGAATGGATTCTCATGCACAATATGAAATTCGTAGTTATGCAAATGTAATAGGGAACGAAATTGTTTCTCGCTGGTGTCCAATAACATGGGAAGCATTTCAGGATTATCAGATGAACTCACTTTCACTCTCTGCTAATGAAATTAAAATTGTTAATGCAATAATTCATAATAAAATTGATGATGCTTTAAAAATTGCTAAAGAATTAGGCTGGTTAAATAAAATTGAAAATAGACTGGTGCGTAACAGAGAAAGAAATGAATTTGAAGAAAAATTGGAACGCCTGGGATTGCAAAAACCATGGTGA
- a CDS encoding glycerate kinase, translated as MKNKINVLVAPNSFKECADSVELVKLFEISFDKILKSNIKPYVDFIYKPISDGGDGFLEVCKYHFGLEKLHFEISNPHNNEKFLCPVGYWEEKKLLFIESAEVLGFKKIPEEFRNPMVLSSKGMGELLLQILDGCENGLIDIEKILIGIGGTGTNDLGLGMMEVFGLELYDKENNKLEVIPKNFELAQKIVVPEIQLPFKIETIIDVQNPLLGNKGAIKAFARQKGAKEEDIIHLEKGFQNILKELELDNEFISKLSGAGGGLAAGFKIFFNAEEMYATDFIKNNLNINSESSIYNLVITGEGKFDFQSQMNKGSMIIANEFTKKNIPVFIVCGEANVNLPDDENIRVIELAEYFDTTEESIKNIDLGIEIACKQIIKFITKLIE; from the coding sequence ATGAAAAATAAAATTAATGTTCTCGTAGCTCCAAATAGTTTTAAAGAATGTGCAGATTCTGTTGAACTTGTAAAATTATTTGAAATCTCTTTTGATAAAATTCTTAAAAGCAATATTAAACCATATGTTGATTTTATTTATAAACCAATCTCCGATGGAGGAGATGGATTTTTAGAAGTATGTAAATACCATTTCGGTTTAGAAAAACTTCATTTTGAAATTTCTAATCCACATAACAATGAAAAATTTTTATGCCCTGTCGGTTATTGGGAAGAAAAAAAATTATTATTTATTGAATCTGCAGAGGTTCTGGGATTTAAAAAAATACCAGAAGAATTTCGTAATCCAATGGTGCTCTCTTCAAAAGGAATGGGAGAACTTTTACTCCAGATACTTGATGGATGCGAAAATGGTTTAATTGATATTGAAAAGATATTAATAGGAATTGGAGGAACAGGAACAAATGACCTCGGTCTCGGAATGATGGAAGTATTTGGACTGGAATTATATGATAAAGAAAATAATAAATTAGAAGTAATTCCAAAAAATTTTGAATTAGCTCAAAAAATTGTTGTACCAGAAATTCAACTGCCTTTTAAAATAGAAACTATAATAGATGTTCAAAATCCTTTACTCGGTAATAAAGGTGCAATCAAAGCTTTTGCTCGTCAAAAAGGAGCAAAAGAAGAAGATATAATTCATCTTGAAAAAGGTTTTCAAAACATTCTAAAAGAGCTTGAACTTGATAATGAATTTATTTCTAAACTAAGTGGAGCAGGTGGAGGATTAGCAGCAGGATTTAAAATATTTTTTAATGCCGAAGAAATGTATGCAACTGATTTTATCAAAAATAATCTCAATATAAATTCTGAAAGTAGTATCTATAATCTTGTTATAACAGGAGAAGGAAAATTTGATTTCCAGAGCCAGATGAATAAAGGTTCTATGATAATTGCAAATGAATTTACAAAAAAGAATATTCCTGTTTTTATTGTTTGTGGCGAAGCAAATGTAAATTTACCTGATGATGAAAATATTCGTGTTATAGAATTAGCTGAATATTTTGATACTACAGAAGAATCAATTAAAAATATCGACCTTGGTATTGAAATAGCATGTAAACAAATAATTAAATTTATTACAAAACTTATTGAATAA
- a CDS encoding DUF948 domain-containing protein produces the protein MDIVINILLVILIISASVLCIYLIFTLKSLIREAEAIRKDVHDIVEKALPVLENLNDVSNRASRVVSDIENYWEEVDSSIKKIKEKIANFTSLKTFQGNDNPAKDFIKNLRALFKGISTFWQTFKKK, from the coding sequence ATGGATATTGTCATTAATATTTTATTAGTTATTCTTATTATTTCTGCTTCTGTATTATGTATATATTTAATATTTACACTTAAAAGTCTTATACGAGAAGCAGAGGCAATTAGAAAAGATGTGCATGATATTGTTGAAAAAGCTCTTCCAGTGCTGGAGAACTTGAATGATGTTTCGAATCGTGCATCGAGAGTTGTAAGTGATATAGAAAATTACTGGGAAGAGGTTGATAGTTCAATAAAAAAAATTAAAGAGAAAATTGCTAACTTCACTTCACTAAAAACATTTCAAGGGAATGATAATCCTGCAAAGGATTTTATAAAAAATCTACGTGCTCTTTTCAAAGGCATATCAACTTTTTGGCAAACATTTAAGAAAAAATAA
- the fusA gene encoding elongation factor G codes for MKEFNAESIRNLALIGHGGSGKTSISELLLFTTGQINRIGKIEEGNTVSDFNQNEIERQISIAASTLNMEWNSTKVNLIDTPGFPDFIGQVISSLYVVDVAVSVIKSAEGVEVGTELTWDYVKKYKLPAAIIINKVDNEHSKFFDTVQMAKNRLSPDVTVVAFPVKEGVNFNSIIDLIKMKMVTYDAPGTKKISESEIPAELMDKAKKLREELIEKVAESDEELMNKFFEEGTLSEDDLNKGIKAAIIKKGLIPVFPFAATKGVGANTFLDFIVHYFPAPNEREPIEALMKEGNTKVKVNCDANGEPVLFIFKSLSEQHVGELSIFKIYSGTLTPGIDLINTHKNKVERLGQLFTLNGRNRTEVSKLYAGDIGAVVKLKDSHTGDTLCSKNFTVVLPEIEYPEPVIRFAVKPKAKGDEDKISAALHTAHEEEPTLISKYDPEISQTVIAGQGELQLNLAIKLLKDRYGVDVDLVEPKIPYRETIKGVCEDAEYKHKKQSGGRGQYGHVHLKLEPLPRGAGFEFVDAIVGGVVPGRFVPAVEKGLRETMAKGILTGSKVVDIRVTLFDGTHHPVDSDEISFKIAASQAFKKGFLEAKPVLLEPIYDVTIKIPEEFMGDVMGDISSRRGKIQGMDSESPFQIIKAKIPLAELHKYSTQLRSLTSGRGMFTMSFSHYEEVPKEIEAKIIEEYQKQKEEEAE; via the coding sequence TTGAAAGAGTTCAATGCAGAATCAATAAGAAACTTAGCATTAATCGGTCATGGTGGAAGTGGCAAAACTTCTATTTCTGAATTATTATTATTTACAACGGGACAAATTAACAGAATAGGAAAAATTGAAGAAGGAAATACTGTATCTGACTTTAATCAAAATGAGATTGAAAGACAAATTTCCATAGCCGCTTCTACCTTAAATATGGAATGGAATAGTACTAAAGTTAATTTAATTGATACTCCGGGATTCCCGGATTTTATTGGTCAGGTAATTTCTAGTTTATATGTAGTTGATGTTGCTGTCTCTGTAATTAAAAGTGCAGAAGGTGTTGAAGTAGGTACAGAATTAACCTGGGATTATGTAAAAAAATATAAGCTTCCTGCTGCAATAATTATCAACAAAGTTGATAATGAACATTCCAAGTTTTTTGATACCGTACAAATGGCAAAAAACCGATTGAGTCCAGATGTAACTGTTGTTGCTTTTCCAGTTAAAGAAGGAGTTAATTTTAATTCCATTATTGATTTAATAAAAATGAAAATGGTGACTTACGATGCTCCTGGTACTAAAAAGATTAGCGAAAGTGAAATACCAGCTGAATTGATGGATAAAGCTAAAAAATTAAGAGAAGAACTGATTGAAAAAGTTGCGGAATCTGATGAAGAGTTGATGAACAAGTTTTTTGAAGAAGGCACATTAAGCGAAGATGATTTAAATAAAGGTATTAAAGCTGCAATTATTAAAAAAGGATTAATTCCTGTATTTCCATTTGCAGCTACAAAAGGTGTTGGTGCTAATACTTTCCTTGATTTTATTGTTCATTACTTCCCGGCACCAAATGAAAGAGAACCTATCGAAGCTTTAATGAAAGAAGGAAATACAAAAGTAAAAGTAAATTGTGACGCAAACGGTGAACCAGTTTTGTTTATCTTTAAATCTCTTTCAGAACAACATGTTGGCGAATTATCTATCTTTAAAATTTATTCAGGAACGTTAACACCTGGAATAGATTTAATTAATACACATAAAAATAAAGTTGAAAGATTAGGTCAGCTATTTACACTAAATGGTAGAAATAGAACTGAAGTAAGTAAACTATATGCAGGTGATATAGGTGCAGTAGTTAAATTGAAAGATAGTCACACTGGCGATACTCTTTGCTCAAAGAACTTTACAGTTGTTCTTCCAGAAATTGAATATCCAGAACCTGTAATTCGTTTTGCTGTAAAACCAAAAGCTAAAGGTGACGAAGATAAAATTTCCGCTGCATTGCATACTGCACACGAAGAAGAACCTACATTAATATCAAAGTATGATCCAGAAATTTCTCAGACAGTAATTGCAGGACAGGGAGAACTTCAATTAAATCTTGCTATAAAACTTCTTAAAGATCGATATGGAGTTGATGTGGATTTAGTTGAACCAAAAATTCCATATCGCGAGACAATTAAAGGTGTTTGTGAAGATGCAGAATATAAACACAAAAAACAATCAGGTGGACGTGGTCAATATGGTCATGTACATTTGAAATTGGAACCACTTCCACGTGGTGCCGGTTTTGAATTTGTTGATGCAATTGTTGGTGGTGTTGTACCTGGACGATTTGTACCTGCGGTTGAAAAGGGACTCAGAGAAACTATGGCAAAAGGGATTCTAACTGGAAGTAAAGTTGTTGATATTAGAGTAACCTTATTTGATGGTACACATCATCCGGTCGATTCTGATGAAATTTCATTTAAAATTGCTGCATCTCAAGCCTTTAAAAAAGGTTTCCTTGAAGCTAAACCAGTTCTCCTTGAACCAATTTATGACGTAACCATCAAAATTCCAGAAGAATTTATGGGTGATGTAATGGGCGATATATCAAGTAGACGTGGTAAAATTCAGGGTATGGATTCAGAAAGTCCTTTCCAGATAATTAAAGCAAAAATTCCACTTGCAGAATTGCATAAATATTCAACTCAATTGCGTAGTTTAACTTCTGGAAGAGGAATGTTCACAATGAGCTTTTCTCATTACGAAGAAGTACCAAAAGAAATCGAAGCAAAAATTATTGAAGAATATCAAAAACAAAAAGAAGAAGAAGCAGAATAA
- a CDS encoding HIT family protein, whose amino-acid sequence MKRLWSPWRSQYIESFIRKKNNNECIFCNAVNENINDDNCLKVFEGKLCYVMLNLYPYNSGHVMVIPHRHISSFSQLTSEEMIEIMETVKLTLEALDITMKPHGYNYGANLGKAAGAGIDDHIHFHVVPRWDGDTNFIPVLGEVKVISQDLLQTKKNLINAFEKIINKKNEK is encoded by the coding sequence ATGAAAAGACTCTGGTCTCCCTGGCGATCACAATATATTGAATCTTTTATAAGAAAAAAGAATAATAACGAATGCATTTTTTGTAATGCAGTTAACGAAAATATCAATGATGATAATTGCTTGAAAGTATTCGAAGGTAAATTATGTTATGTGATGTTAAATTTATATCCATACAATAGTGGTCATGTAATGGTTATTCCACATCGTCATATTTCTTCATTCAGTCAATTAACTTCAGAAGAGATGATTGAAATAATGGAAACTGTTAAATTGACACTGGAAGCACTTGATATTACAATGAAACCACATGGTTATAACTACGGTGCAAATCTTGGAAAAGCAGCTGGAGCTGGTATAGATGACCACATCCATTTTCATGTTGTGCCGAGATGGGATGGCGATACAAACTTTATTCCTGTTCTTGGAGAAGTAAAAGTAATATCTCAGGATTTACTTCAAACAAAAAAAAATTTAATTAACGCATTTGAAAAGATAATTAATAAAAAAAATGAAAAATAA